The following is a genomic window from Micrococcus cohnii.
GAGTGGTGGGCGCTCGCGGGCATCATCGTCGACGAGTCGCTGGCAGTGCAGCGGGAGTGCAAGGCCGCGCTCGCGGAGGCGACTGCCCGCGAGCGCCGCAACCTCGGCAGACTCGACGCCGCCCGCGCTGAGGGCGCGGCGGAGGTGCGGTCTGAGCGTCACATGCAGGCCGCCAAGGCGATCTATCGGACAGTGCGCAAGCACGCCGACGGAGAGAAGGGCGGGGACGGCGGGAAGCAGAAGCATGGCCCTGCTGAGGGTTGCACCAGTACCTGCGTCACTCGGGCCCTGCGCAACTACAACGACCGCGAGGTGGTTCGTGCCGCAGCGGTCGGGGAGGCCGTCGCGCAGGACTGGATCGAGCAGGACGCGGGGGAGCGGCTGCACCCTGGCGGGTCGCAGCCCGCCTGATCAGGTTCTGGGGGCCTGGGGGCCTGCAGGCCCCCAGTGGGGCGAGGGGGTGGGCGAGAAGGACATCAAGAAAATCCTTTTCCCCCCTCTAAAACATGCCGTTTCGGGTGGTTTGGGGCTGGTCCCCGCCGCCCCCCTCACCCCACCAGGCCCCCAGGGCCCCCAGGCCCCCAAGGCCCCCCGGGCTGGGGCTGCATCCCCTGACCGGGCCCACAGTGCCGTCCGCCGCCACCCGTGGCGCTCCGCATCCCCAGACGTCCGCCTGACGGCCGTAAACGCCCCCGAGGGCACTAGCTCCCACCCCGCCCCCGTTCGGCCCTGGAAGGTCCCCCTCCGGCACGGACCCCAAAGACCCATCGCCGCTTCACGCGCGAGGACCCCATGACACGAGAGGAACACCCCCATGCCCGACTACCCGCGCCCGACCCTGGCCGAGGTGACCGCCGCCGTGCCGGCACCGCTGGCCCACCTGATCTGCACCCGGCTGACCTGGGATGAGCTGGCGGCCACCGTCGCCGGTCAGCCGCCGTCCACCCGTGAGGCCATCGCCACCGGCTGGGGCCAGCTGAAGTTCGCCCAGGCGATGTGGGCGCGCGATCGGGCCCAGCGCCCGGCCCCGCCCCCGCTGCCGGAGCCGCCCGCCGAGTGGCTGACCGTGAAGGAGGCCGCTGACCGGGCGGGCGTCGACGTTTCGACGGCCCGCCGCTGGGCGAAGGACGAGCACGTGGAGGCCCGCCGCGTTCGCGGCACCCATCGCATCAACCCCCGGTCCCTGGCCGAGTACATCGAGGCACGCGGGGGACGCGGCTGAGCGCGCGGCGGGCGGGCCTCTCCGCTCCCGCCCACGAGAGTTGAAATCGAGCGGTCCCGGTACTCCTTTCCGCCGGGGCCGCTCGTTCTCGAATCTCTGAGGAGGACCCATGACCGACCAGAACGCCCGCCTGACCGAGGCCCTTCGAGGTGCCGCCACCCACGATGCCGCCCAGGCTGAGCGCGTGGTGGAGGCACTGGAGGGCCGCACGCCCGCCGCCCCGGCCCCTGACCGGGCCCCCAGCGCCTCGGCCCGTCCGGCTGCTGTGGTGGTCGAGGCTGGCCGCTCCCAGAAGTCCCCGAGCGGGCGACGGCGGGTGCTGATGCGGGTGCGCGAGACCGTCGTGCCCACTCGCACCGGGGGAGCGCAGCTCCTCGGTGACGCCCCTCGTCCCGACCACCGCTGAAGGCAGGCCCCCGCATGAAGACCACGTACAAGACCGCCGCCGCCGCAGTCCAGGCGGCTGCCCGCGCCCAGCGCGCCGCCGAGGAGAGGGAGCGGCAGGCGCAGGAGGCTCAGGCGCGCATCGCCGCTATGGAGTCCGAGTCGGTGGATGCGCTGGTGGCTGACCCGGGTCAGGCCCAGGCCATCACCACCGCCATCGACGCTCAGACCCGTCTCGTCGCCGCGTACCGGGCCAAGGCCGCCCAGCACCGCGCCGAGTCCGCCGAGGCGCTCCGAGCTGCCGCCGGACTCGATGCGGACGAGCTGGCGCGTGCCGCCTCCACCAAGGCCGCCGAGGCCGAGGCCGCCCAGACCCGCATCGACAAGCTCCTGACCGCCCTGGAGGAGTACGCGGGAGCGTCGTTCGAGGTGGCCCCGGCCAGCCGGGACCCCTTCACGGGTGAGGCCACGAGCTGGCCCAACACCGTGGCGGAAGACCTGCAGGACGAGGGGACGCTCCTGCGGGTGCAGGCGTCCTCTTCCCGGTACTACGCCGAGCACGGCTCCGCCCCCCGCACCGCCGAGGACCTGAACGCCCTGGACGGCACCCGCCTCGGCATGTACGACACAGCCGGGGGGCTGCTGAGCCCGTCGGCGCACTGGTCACCGCTGCTCCGAGCCATCGACGCCGGCACCGCCCTGACCGGGGAGGACTGA
Proteins encoded in this region:
- a CDS encoding helix-turn-helix domain-containing protein, translated to MPDYPRPTLAEVTAAVPAPLAHLICTRLTWDELAATVAGQPPSTREAIATGWGQLKFAQAMWARDRAQRPAPPPLPEPPAEWLTVKEAADRAGVDVSTARRWAKDEHVEARRVRGTHRINPRSLAEYIEARGGRG